GAATCTCACTATTTTCTGGCATTCTGAGCAATAAATAATTTCCGAACTCAGGTTTTTAATAATTATTTTGGTTTTTAGGCCATGACGGGTAAATATTGTTGTTAAATTAACAGCCTATGAGTGAAAATGATTTGAAATGGGAAAAACTCCATTTGCCGGAACTGATGTCGCCCGCAGAAATAGAAAACGGACAACTGGTTCAGGCAGAATGTGAAAGTAAGAAATATTGCCTGAGCAAGGTCAATGACAATTGGTATGCCATTCGCGATACCTGTCCACATGCAAGTGCCTCTCTCAGCAAGGGTTTTATGGTAAAAGGTCAGGTAGTGGTTTGTCCTTTGCACCGCGCTAAATTTGATATTTGCAGCGGTAAAAATATCAGTGGCGAAGGTTATGGCATGCGTTCATATCCTGTGAAGCAGGAAGACGATCAGCTTTACCTTGGCCTCACTGATAAAAATTGGTACGAATTCTGGAAATGAGTCAAAAGAACTATACCCTTCAGGAAATTGCCCGTACTGTTGAAGCAACTTTCTTATGCTGCGCTGATGAGAATGAAAGCATTTCCCATATTTTGTTGGACAGTAGGCAGGTGCATACAGGCAGTGGGACTTTGTTTTTTGCCATTGAAGGAATTCAGCATGACGGCCACGATTTTATTCCCACATTGATTGAAAGTGGCATTCGCAATTTCGTGGTTTCTAAAAATCTGAAAATCAATAAAAATCTTGGCTCAGTACTCAATGTCCTAAAGGTAGATGATAGTATAAAAGCTCTCCAAAAACTTGCTGCTTTTCATCGCAGTCAATTTACATTTCCGCTAATCGGCATTACGGGCTCCAATGGAAAAACCATTGTGAAAGAGTGGCTTTTTCAATTGCTCGACAAGCGCTATAATATTGTCAGAAGTCCGAAAAGCTACAATTCGCAAATAGGGGTTCCGCTATCTGTATGGCAAATAAAAGCCGAACACAGCCTGGGGATTATTGAAGCAGGTATTTCAAAGCCCGGGGAAATGGAGCGGCTCGAAAAAGTGATTCGTCCCGATATCGGGATATTGACCAATATTGGCTATGCCCATGCCGAAGGGTTTCAAAATTCTAAACAAAAACTTAGGGAAAAACTCCACTTGTTTGCAAATTCAGAAGTTTTGATTTGTCCTGCTGATGATCCCTTGATTCAGGATGTTGTTGAGGAATTCAAACAGGAACGGAAAAAGTCCTTGAAAAAACCACTGTTAATTTTCAACTGGGGAAAATCCGCAAAGGCAAGCGTTAAAATTGAGCAGATAAAAACAGAAAATACCCGAACAGCAATTGCACTGAAACACAATGGGAATAACTATCAATTCAATATTCCCTTTAGCGATAAAGCATCTATAGAAAATGCCATTAGCTGTGCTACTTGTGGCATTTATTTGCAAGCAGCAGATGAGGTTTTTCTCAAATCATTTGAACAATTGAGCACTGTGGCCATGCGCCTGGAGCTAAAAGATGCGGTGAACCAATGTTCGTTGATCAATGACAGTTACAACTCTGATTTGGGCTCATTAAAAATCGCCCTGGATTTTTTAAAACAACAACAGCAACACAGCAAAAGAACACTCATTCTTTCAGATATTTTGCAAAGTGGGATGTCTGACAAAACACTGCTCAATGAAGTAGTGCGTTTGGTGAAAGACAGCGATTTGCAAAAGTTTATAGGAATTGGCCCGGTGCTTTATAAAAACCGCGATTTGTTTAAAGAGTTAAAAGCAGCGCAGTTTTTTTACAAAGACACTGAAGCTTTTTTAAATGCCATTCAGCAGCTCAGTTTTTACGATGAAAGTATTTTGTTGAAAGGGGCGCGCAATTTTCATTTTGAAAAGATCAGCCGTCTGCTGGAACGGAAATTTCACGAAACTGTATTTGAGATCAACCTGAATGCGGTGAGCCATAACCTGGCGGCCGTACGCAATCACCTGGGCGATAAAACTAAAATCATGGCTATGGTGAAAGCATTTTCCTATGGCAGCGGTGCTTTCGAAATTGCCAGTATGCTGCAATTCCAGCATGTGGATTATTTGTCGGTAGCTTTTGTAGATGAAGGTATTGCACTGCGAAATGCGGGAATAACACTACCTGTGATGGTAATGAATCCTGAAGAAAACAGTTTTGAAAGTTTATTGCACTATAAGCTGGAACCCGAGATTTATAGCTTCAGGCTTTTAAGAAAGTTTTCTGCATTACTGGATGAAAAACTGCCTGCACAAAAACTGCCCATTCATATAAAGATAGACACCGGGATGCACCGGCTTGGATTTTTGCCGCATGAAATCGATGTGCTTGCCCGGGAAATTAAAAATCAAAAAAGCTGGAAGGTGGCCAGTGTTTTTTCACATCTCAGCTCCAGTGAAGATCCAAAAGACGATGCCTTTACTGAACAGCAAATAGAAAAATTCAAAAATGCTGCTGGTCAATTAGAATCCCTTTTGGGGTATTCCACACTGAAACATTTGCTCAATTCTGCCGGAACTCTGCGTTTTCCCCAGGGGAAATTTGATATGGTTAGAGTGGGTTTGGTGCTTTATGGGATTGATATTACAGGAGTTTTGGCCAATCAACTGGAACCGGTGGGGCAACTCAAAACAAGTATTTCGCAGATAAAAACACTGGAAAAAGGGGCGAGCATTGGGTACAACAGAAAAGCCAGGGCGGATAAAAAACTCCGCGTAGCCACTATTGCAATTGGCTATGCCGATGGTTACAGGCGCGCTTTTGGAAACAAAAAAGCCTATGTGCTTGTCAGGGATAAAAAGGCAGCAGTAATCGGAAATGTGTGCATGGATATGTGTATGATAGACGTGACAAATATACCGGAAGCAAGTGAAGGCGATGAGGTCTTGCTTTTTGGTAAGTCACTTCCGGTAGAACATCTGGCCAAATGGGCAGAAACTATACCCTATGAAATTTTAACGGGTATTGGCGAAAGGGTAAAAAGGGTTTATTTTAAGGAGTAGAGTGGCTCCAAAGTGGAGATGACTTTGGTTCCACTCAAACTCAAACAGCCTATTTAGCCATTATCATTCCCTTCAATGACCAAAGAATTGCCAATACCTCATTCCTGGAATTTTCATCAATATTGTGCTTTTCCAAAACCGACATTATATCATCAATGGCAGCCATATACTCTTCAGCATTGATGTTCATGCCCCTGTGCGCATCTGGCATCTCCTTTCCGTGGTATTCAACCTGGGCACCGCTTCCTGCGCTGAAAAATTGAACCAGGTGTTCTTTGATCTTTTTTAGGTTTTCAGGATCTTCTTTGTAGGGCAGAAACCGCACTTTTATCACTGGGTTGTTCATGTGCGCTTCTACTGCATCTTTTACAATTTCGGAAACTCCACTATGACCTCCAAGGCGCTCAAAAAGTGTTGTTTTTTCTTTGATTGTTTCTTGTGCATTTGTCATAACATGGTTTTTAATTAGTGAATAAATAAGCTTTTAGCCTTTTGCTAATGATGCAAAAATATAGCTCATCAAATAGAGATTTTAGCATATTTGGTTCTAAGAAAAGCACATTTGGTTCAAATTATACTGTTGCACTTGTCAGTGCGGATTGATAGTGGGAGGGGAGAAGGCCAAATCGTTTCTGAAAACATTTGGAAAAATAAGAAGGACTGTTAAAACCGGTATTATAAGCGATTTCAGAAATAGTATTTTTCTTTGTGTTTATTGATGTCAAAGCATGGTTTAAGCGATATTCTCTTAAAAATTCATTGGGGGATTTGCCTGTGAGTTCCGTTAATTTCCGATAGGTATTTGATTTGCTCATGCCCAGGTTTTTATTAAAATCTTCAACTTTTAAATCCGGGTTTGTCCAATTTTTTTCAATGAAATCCATCAATTCTATGAGCAATGCCTCTTCAGAGGGATTTAAGACAAGTATTGTTTTGTTGTCAAATGAAGCATTTATGTTTTCCCGCTCATACAGATTTTTGACTTCCGTTGTACTTATAATTTCTGATTTTTCAATGGTACACAGATAATTTACCAGTTTTATACTGCTTTCAAAAAGTGTTTTTTTCTCTGTTACCGGTGAACCTGTGCACATGCCCAATATTAAGCCAATGTCTGAAATATGCTCTCCCCTGGAAAATTCACTGAATAGTGCCTGTGCTTCTTTGGCGAAGTTCACAGCATTGCTTACGGATTTAAATGAGAGCAGAAAACTTTGTTCACCTTGTTTTACAGTGCCGGCTTCAAAGCGCTTGAACAATTTGGCAACAGCATTTATGTACTTGTTGAAAAAAGATGCCAATGCTTTTGGCGTCTGTTTTTCCAATGAAAGTATTCGCAAATTGCCCTGCATTATTGTTCTGAAGGCTGGTTCATTGATGATATTTAATGCGTTGTTTTCAGAACTTACGGGATCTTCCATTCTTCCCAGAAATGATTCCACTAATTGTGGATCCACTTCAATGATTTCATTGGGCACTTCTCCGTGAGCTCGATTGTGCATTTTTTGAATGCTTTCTTTATCAGGTGCTTCAATCAAGCAAAAAGCAGTATTTCTATCTCCATCAAACCAATAAGTCAACCCCCGGCAATTGAATTTGTGCTGAATTTTCAAATCCTGTTGATGCAATTCGGCAACATTTTCAGCAGTTACAGAAGCTGATACATCGTGGCGGTCCATATATAGTGGCATACTTCTTCGTTTTATAAAAAATTACTTGTTTGCACGTAGTATGCGAAAACCCAACTATTTGCTGGGTTTTTCTCAATATAACAAGAATAGAAAACTTTGCCAATAAGCATAAGAAATGTAAAGTATGTACTATTTCATTTTAATTCGTGAATTCTTTCGCTTTACTGACTAAAGCTGTTTAAATTTATTAGAGCGGAAAAATTAAAATCAATAGGAATTTTGAACAAAGACAACTACATAAAAGGCCGTGGGGCACAATTCAATCCGCACAACCGATTTGAGCAATTGGAGCTGTGCAGGGAGCATGAAGAAGGTATAGACCTCGACCCTGAATATGATACCTATGCTACCCAGGTTTATGTAGAGCATCCCAAAAAAATAGTAAACAAAGTCCCGTCAAAGGATATCTCCCTGGATTATTCCATGAATCCCTACCAGGGCTGTGAACACGGTTGCATTTATTGTTATGCAAGAAACACCCATGAATACTGGGGCTTTAGCGCAGGAAAGGATTTTGAATCAAAAATAATTGTAAAGGAAAATGCGGTTGAACTGTTGAGAAAATTCCTGTCCAGAAAAAAACACATCCCCAAACCCATTATGCTTTCAGGAAATACGGATTGCTACCAGCCCTTAGAGAAAAAGTACAAACTTACCCGCGGCTTGCTCCAATGCCTGGATGAATTCAGGCATCCGGTTGGCATCATTACCAAAAATGCTTTGGTGCGCAGGGATATTGATGTGCTACAATCACTGGCAAAAGACGATCTTGTAAAAGTGAATATATCACTGACCACATTGAGCAATGAACTGCACAACAAGCTTGAACCCAGAACAGCATCGCCTACATTGCGCTTGAAAACCATAAAAGAACTGAGCAATGCAGGAATTCCGGTAGGAATTATGTGTGCCCCGGTTATTCCCGGCCTGAATGACAACGAAATACCAAAAATCCTGGAAGCTGCTGCTGCCAATGGAGCTGAAAGCGCAGGATACACCATGCTCCGCTTGAATGGTGCTGTTGCCGGGCTGTTCAGCGACTGGATCAAAAAGAACTATCCCAACAAAGCAGATAAAGTATTAAACGCTACTGCAGCAGCACATGGAGGGAAAGTAAGTGACAGTAGAACAGGTAAAAGAATGCGTGGAGAAGGTCAACTGGCTGAAATGATCCGGCATTTGTTTTATACTCAAAGTCAGAAGTATTTTGCCGGAAAAAATAGCCGTGTACTGAACACCTCAGTTTTTAAAGTGCCTTCAAAAAACGGCCAGTTGAGCTTGTTTGATTGAAAGTAAATTGGATTAAAAGTTCGTAGGCTTAGTCACTTTTTTTAACGGAATCATGGCTGATTAATTGATCGGGATTTAAGCTCTCCTCATAGGATAATAATAAGTCCTTCTTTTCTTCACTGCTTAATGTATTCCATAAATTTCCTGCTTGATTTTTATTAAGGCTCTGTATTAGCTTAAAATAAGAAAGCAGAACCTCTTCATCATTTATATTGTCAATCAACTTGTGAAAATCCTCTTTAACTTTCATTTTTTTAAAATTTTAGTTTTCAATTTAATATTATTTGCTTCAGTAATAAAATCTCTATCCGACTTGTCGAATTTTAAAGCTTTTGCCCGAATTTGATATGTAATGAAAACCAAAAGAATAATCTATTATCAAGGGTTATCCAATCCTATTCTTATTTTTATAAAATAATTTTCAAAGCAGGGGTGTGAATTCAGAAAATACAGCTCAAAATAAAACTGCCGAGCAGTTTGATGCAGTAGTAATAGGTGCCGGAATCGGTGGGCTGACGGCTGCTGCCATGCTGTGCAAGGCAGGGCTGAAAGTTTGTGTGCTGGAAATGGATGTGCGCCCCGGTGGTTATCTTGCTGGGTTTAAGCGCAAAGATTTCAGGTTCGACAGTGCCATTCACTGGCTGAATCAATGTGGCCCTAAAGGCAGTGTAACACGCGCTTTTGAATTGCTGGGAAATGATTTTCCCAAAGCAAAGGCACAGCAGCGCATCAAGCGCTATAAGGGGAATGCCTATGATTACCTGCTGACCAATAAGCCCGATGAATGGAAGAAAGAGTTGATTCGCGATTTCCCTCATGAAGAAAAGGGATTGCACAAATTTTTTGCAGCGGCTAAAAAAATCGGAAAGTCTTTTGACAATGCCAATG
The Chitinophagales bacterium DNA segment above includes these coding regions:
- a CDS encoding group 1 truncated hemoglobin, which translates into the protein MTNAQETIKEKTTLFERLGGHSGVSEIVKDAVEAHMNNPVIKVRFLPYKEDPENLKKIKEHLVQFFSAGSGAQVEYHGKEMPDAHRGMNINAEEYMAAIDDIMSVLEKHNIDENSRNEVLAILWSLKGMIMAK
- a CDS encoding Rieske 2Fe-2S domain-containing protein translates to MSENDLKWEKLHLPELMSPAEIENGQLVQAECESKKYCLSKVNDNWYAIRDTCPHASASLSKGFMVKGQVVVCPLHRAKFDICSGKNISGEGYGMRSYPVKQEDDQLYLGLTDKNWYEFWK
- a CDS encoding PA0069 family radical SAM protein is translated as MNKDNYIKGRGAQFNPHNRFEQLELCREHEEGIDLDPEYDTYATQVYVEHPKKIVNKVPSKDISLDYSMNPYQGCEHGCIYCYARNTHEYWGFSAGKDFESKIIVKENAVELLRKFLSRKKHIPKPIMLSGNTDCYQPLEKKYKLTRGLLQCLDEFRHPVGIITKNALVRRDIDVLQSLAKDDLVKVNISLTTLSNELHNKLEPRTASPTLRLKTIKELSNAGIPVGIMCAPVIPGLNDNEIPKILEAAAANGAESAGYTMLRLNGAVAGLFSDWIKKNYPNKADKVLNATAAAHGGKVSDSRTGKRMRGEGQLAEMIRHLFYTQSQKYFAGKNSRVLNTSVFKVPSKNGQLSLFD
- a CDS encoding nickel-binding protein, coding for MPLYMDRHDVSASVTAENVAELHQQDLKIQHKFNCRGLTYWFDGDRNTAFCLIEAPDKESIQKMHNRAHGEVPNEIIEVDPQLVESFLGRMEDPVSSENNALNIINEPAFRTIMQGNLRILSLEKQTPKALASFFNKYINAVAKLFKRFEAGTVKQGEQSFLLSFKSVSNAVNFAKEAQALFSEFSRGEHISDIGLILGMCTGSPVTEKKTLFESSIKLVNYLCTIEKSEIISTTEVKNLYERENINASFDNKTILVLNPSEEALLIELMDFIEKNWTNPDLKVEDFNKNLGMSKSNTYRKLTELTGKSPNEFLREYRLNHALTSINTKKNTISEIAYNTGFNSPSYFSKCFQKRFGLLPSHYQSALTSATV
- a CDS encoding bifunctional UDP-N-acetylmuramoyl-tripeptide:D-alanyl-D-alanine ligase/alanine racemase, which encodes MSQKNYTLQEIARTVEATFLCCADENESISHILLDSRQVHTGSGTLFFAIEGIQHDGHDFIPTLIESGIRNFVVSKNLKINKNLGSVLNVLKVDDSIKALQKLAAFHRSQFTFPLIGITGSNGKTIVKEWLFQLLDKRYNIVRSPKSYNSQIGVPLSVWQIKAEHSLGIIEAGISKPGEMERLEKVIRPDIGILTNIGYAHAEGFQNSKQKLREKLHLFANSEVLICPADDPLIQDVVEEFKQERKKSLKKPLLIFNWGKSAKASVKIEQIKTENTRTAIALKHNGNNYQFNIPFSDKASIENAISCATCGIYLQAADEVFLKSFEQLSTVAMRLELKDAVNQCSLINDSYNSDLGSLKIALDFLKQQQQHSKRTLILSDILQSGMSDKTLLNEVVRLVKDSDLQKFIGIGPVLYKNRDLFKELKAAQFFYKDTEAFLNAIQQLSFYDESILLKGARNFHFEKISRLLERKFHETVFEINLNAVSHNLAAVRNHLGDKTKIMAMVKAFSYGSGAFEIASMLQFQHVDYLSVAFVDEGIALRNAGITLPVMVMNPEENSFESLLHYKLEPEIYSFRLLRKFSALLDEKLPAQKLPIHIKIDTGMHRLGFLPHEIDVLAREIKNQKSWKVASVFSHLSSSEDPKDDAFTEQQIEKFKNAAGQLESLLGYSTLKHLLNSAGTLRFPQGKFDMVRVGLVLYGIDITGVLANQLEPVGQLKTSISQIKTLEKGASIGYNRKARADKKLRVATIAIGYADGYRRAFGNKKAYVLVRDKKAAVIGNVCMDMCMIDVTNIPEASEGDEVLLFGKSLPVEHLAKWAETIPYEILTGIGERVKRVYFKE